CCAGAAAGCGAAATCAAGAGGAAAGGAAAGTAATAGAACATGCGAGAGTCCCAAGTAGAGGTTCAAACGAGAAAACCGGAACATTGAAAATCCTTATGGCCTGGGATTAAACGAAAAGAGGAAAAAAGACTTTCACTCTTCATCTTTGTTCCCTAGATGCTTGTTGGACGAATCCCTCCTACACACGGAGAATTTATTGAGTCTTGCACTATTACTTCGATCCACCTAATGATAATTTTTGTTTGCTTGTTTCCTAAGTCAAAAGTTAAAGTGAAATGGTCGAAAATAGCATCATGCTCTCCTCATAACAATCGATGCATAACCCACTATTGCATCCGTAGATCTGCTAACTTCAAAACTCGTTGTGTAGTGTAGAAGTTCAGCCCTCTCAGCTCCAGATAACTTTGAGAATACTATTGCGGCACCTACTCCTCCAGGGCCACACATAGTATGATTCATCCTCCTTATTTCCTCAAACATTCCATCAAGATCAAACTCAAGGATCCTCCTTATAACCCTCATATCTCCCTCTCTAACGAGATTTGGAAGCTCATCCGGTCTTCCTGTGAATGGAACGTAGCCATAGAAAGATCCGTAATGCATGAAGTCTGTACTTGCAAGAATTATAACATCTCTTCCAAGGGATCTAGAGGCCTCAAATACCGCCTTTCCTAGGGATTCGGAAATATCTTCATCCTGAATTCCTAGGGTTATCGGCACTATCTTAACCTCAACTCCGGCTTTCTCGGCTATGTACTGGATGAATGGAAGTTGAACCTCTATTGAGTG
The window above is part of the Pyrococcus sp. NA2 genome. Proteins encoded here:
- a CDS encoding MEMO1 family protein, which gives rise to MKRYPAVAGQFYPEGDALIGMLKEFFKDLGEHGSERKITAGIAPHAGYIFSGYTASRTYKAIYEDGIPETFVIFGPNHTGLGSPIAVYPSGEWVTPLGSVKVDSKLAKEIVKVSRIADLDDLAHKYEHSIEVQLPFIQYIAEKAGVEVKIVPITLGIQDEDISESLGKAVFEASRSLGRDVIILASTDFMHYGSFYGYVPFTGRPDELPNLVREGDMRVIRRILEFDLDGMFEEIRRMNHTMCGPGGVGAAIVFSKLSGAERAELLHYTTSFEVSRSTDAIVGYASIVMRRA